The Synechococcus sp. BL107 nucleotide sequence CAGCGCTACAACAATCCCTGTGCCGTCAGCCACCACAGGTCACCTGCAGGTGCACCCAGGCTGGATCATCCCCAGACACAATCACCTGGTGTCCTGCGTCTCTCAAACCAGGAACCACCATCTCCTCAGGTTCACCGCGATCGAGATCAATATCGAGTTGA carries:
- a CDS encoding sulfurtransferase TusA family protein yields the protein MSASRSLDLRGTPCPVNFVRCKLTLETMHPGDQLDIDLDRGEPEEMVVPGLRDAGHQVIVSGDDPAWVHLQVTCGG